A single region of the Lentimicrobiaceae bacterium genome encodes:
- a CDS encoding GIY-YIG nuclease family protein: MPCCYILFSNQLNRYYVGASRDVVDKRTYKHNHKHKGFTAAANDWCVVYVETFQEFKDALSREKQIKAWKSRIMIEKLINVSGHGSAHPDL; this comes from the coding sequence ATGCCTTGCTGCTATATCCTTTTTTCAAATCAACTCAACCGATACTATGTTGGCGCATCGAGAGATGTGGTTGATAAAAGAACCTATAAACACAACCACAAACACAAGGGGTTTACGGCTGCTGCCAATGATTGGTGCGTTGTTTACGTAGAAACCTTTCAGGAATTCAAAGACGCGCTGTCCAGAGAAAAACAAATTAAAGCCTGGAAAAGCAGAATAATGATTGAAAAATTAATCAATGTGAGCGGGCATGGTTCAGCGCATCCCGACCTGTAA
- a CDS encoding GIY-YIG nuclease family protein encodes MPCCYILFSNQLNRYYVGASRDVVDKRTYKHNHKHKGFTAAANDWCVVYVETFQEFKDALSREKQIKAWKSRIMIEKLINVSGHGSAHPDL; translated from the coding sequence ATGCCTTGCTGCTATATCCTTTTTTCAAATCAACTCAACCGATACTATGTTGGCGCATCGAGAGATGTAGTTGATAAAAGAACCTATAAACACAACCACAAACACAAGGGGTTTACGGCTGCTGCCAATGATTGGTGCGTTGTTTACGTAGAAACCTTTCAGGAATTCAAAGACGCGCTGTCCAGAGAAAAACAAATTAAAGCCTGGAAAAGCAGAATAATGATTGAAAAATTAATCAATGTGAGCGGGCATGGTTCAGCGCATCCCGACCTGTAA
- a CDS encoding GIY-YIG nuclease family protein → MPCCYILFSNQLNRYYVGASRDVVDKRTYKHNHKHKGFTAAANDWCVVYVETFQEFKDALSREKQIKAWKSRIMIEKLINVSGHGSAHPDL, encoded by the coding sequence ATGCCTTGCTGCTATATCCTTTTTTCGAATCAACTCAACCGATACTATGTTGGCGCATCGAGAGATGTGGTTGATAAAAGAACTTATAAACACAACCACAAACACAAGGGGTTTACGGCTGCTGCCAATGATTGGTGCGTTGTTTACGTAGAAACCTTTCAGGAATTCAAAGACGCGCTGTCCAGAGAAAAACAAATTAAAGCCTGGAAAAGCAGAATAATGATTGAAAAATTAATCAATGTGAGCGGGCATGGTTCAGCGCATCCCGACCTGTAA